In one window of Drosophila ananassae strain 14024-0371.13 chromosome XR, ASM1763931v2, whole genome shotgun sequence DNA:
- the LOC6504485 gene encoding neuroglian isoform X1, producing MWRQTAMLAALLVAALLGSATAGTTNSPPRIIKQPAPGDLLFKVAQPNKESDNPFIIECEADGQPEPEYSWIKNGKKFNWQAYDNRMLQQPGRGSLVITSPRDEDRGHYQCFASNEFGTATSNSVYVRKAELNAFKDENSKTLEAVEGEPYMLKCAAPDGFPSPTVNWMIQEVSDASIKSINNSRMTLDPEGNLWFSNVTREDASADFYYACSATSVFRSEYKIGNKVLLDVKQMGVSASQNRHPPVRQYVSRRQSLALRGKRMELFCIYGGTPLPQTVWSKDGQRIQWSDRITQGHYGKSLVIRQTNFDDAGTYTCDVSNGVGNAQSFSIILEVNSVPYFTKEPEIKVAAEDEEVTFECRAAGVPEPKISWIHNGKPIEQSTPNPRRTVTDNTITIINLVKGDTGNYGCNATNSLGYVYRDVYLNVQALPPEIREKPTDKSSVDGRNVTMTCRVEGAPKPLVKWLRGSNWLTGGRYNVQANGDLEIQDVTFSDAGKYTCYAENKFGNKSADGSLVVKEHTRITQEPQNYEVAAGQSATFRCNEAHDDTLDIQIDWRKDGQPIDFETQPRFVQTNDNSLTIAKTMELDSGEYTCVARTRLDEATAKANLIVQDVPNAPKLLGITCQADKAEISWEPQGDNRSPILHYTIQFNTSFTPASWDAAYEKVPNTDFSFVVQMSPWANYTFRVIAFNKIGPSPPSAHSESCTTQPDVPYKNPDNVVGQGREPNNLVISWTPMPEIEHNAPGFQYRVNWKRDIPAAPWENQNIYDWRQNNIVITDQPTFVKYLIKVVAINEKGESNVAAEEVVGYSGEDRPLDAPTNFTMRQITSSTSGYMAWTPVSEESVRGHFKGYKIQTWTEKEGEEGLREIHVKGDTHNALVTQFKPDSKNFARILAYNGRFNGPPSAVIDFDTPEGVPSPVQGLDAYPLGSSAFWLTWKKPLYPNGKLTGYKIYYEEVQGSYVGERREYDPHITDPRVTRMKMAGLKPNSKYRISITATTKMGEGSEHYIEKRTLQDVAAMTAPATPSFSWEQLPSDNGLAKFRINWQPSTEGHAGTHFFTMYRIKGETQWLRLPEEKNKDYQEVAGLDPETAYEFRVVSVDGHFNTESATQEIDTNSVEGPTMVRSETVANAGWFIGMMLALAFIIFIFIIVCIIRRNRGGKYDVHDRELANGRRDYPDEGGFHEYSQPLDNKSAGRQSVSSANKPGVESDTDSMAEYGDGDTAVATAAARAAAAARKGGSKSTSLPATQQQQQQLQQQQQDHLQQQQQQQLPSQLPSTSASASSANTSVSVPLPLSPPSSSPSPAPPAYDVVMADGGNNKA from the exons GTACAGCTGGATCAAGAACGGCAAGAAGTTTAACTGGCAGGCCTACGACAACCGGATGCTCCAACAGCCCGGACGCGGCTCCCTGGTGATCACCTCGCCCCGGGATGAGGACCGTGGCCACTACCAGTGCTTCGCCTCCAACGAGTTCGGAACGGCCACCTCGAACTCCGTCTACGTCCGGAAGGCGGAACTGAACGCGTTCAAGGACGAGAACTCCAAGACCCTGGAGGCGGTCGAGGGCGAGCCCTACATGCTGAAGTGCGCGGCGCCCGACGGCTTCCCCAGCCCCACCGTCAACTGGATGATCCAGGAGGTTAGCGACGCCTCCATCAAGTCCATCAACAACTCCCGCATGACCCTCGACCCGGAGGGCAACCTCTGGTTCTCCAACGTGACCCGCGAAGATGCCAGCGCCGACTTCTACTACGCCTGCTCGGCCACGTCAGTGTTCCGGAGCGAATACAAGATCGGCAACAAGGTCCTCCTCGACGTCAAGCAGATGGGCGTGAGCGCCTCCCAGAACCGTCATCCACCAGTCCGCCAGTACGTGTCCCGTCGCCAGTCCCTGGCCCTGCGCGGCAAGCGGATGGAACTGTTCTGCATCTACGGCGGCACCCCCCTGCCCCAGACCGTGTGGAGCAAGGACGGCCAACGGATACAGTGGAGCGATCGAATCACCCAGGGCCACTACGGCAAGTCCCTGGTCATCCGACAGACGAACTTCGACGATGCCGGCACCTACACCTGTGACGTGTCCAACGGCGTGGGCAATGCCCAGTCCTTCTCCATCATCCTGGAGGTCAACTCGGTGCCGTACTTCACCAAGGAGCCGGAGATCAAGGTGGCCGCTGAGGACGAGGAGGTGACCTTCGAGTGTCGTGCCGCTGGTGTACCGGAGCCCAAGATCAGCTGGATCCACAACGGCAAGCCCATCGAGCAGAGCACCCCGAATCCCAGACGGACCGTTACGGACAACACGATCACCATCATCAACCTGGTGAAGGGCGACACTGGCAACTACGGATGCAACGCCACCAACTCCCTGGGCTATGTCTACAGGGATGTGTATCTGAATGTCCAGGCCCTGCCGCCAGAGATCCGGGAGAAGCCGACCGACAAGTCCAGCGTGGACGGACGCAACGTGACCATGACCTGCCGCGTCGAGGGCGCTCCCAAGCCCCTGGTCAAGTGGCTGAGGGGCAGCAACTGGCTGACCGGAGGACGCTACAACGTCCAGGCCAATGGAGATCTGGAGATCCAGGATGTCACCTTCTCGGATGCCGGAAAGTACACGTGTTATGCGGAGAATAAGTTCGGGAACAAGTCCGCCGACGGATCCCTGGTCGTCAAGGAGCACACTCGCATCACCCAGGAGCCGCAGAACTACGAGGTAGCCGCCGGCCAGTCCGCCACCTTCCGGTGCAACGAGGCCCACGACGACACCCTGGACATCCAGATCGATTGGCGCAAGGATGGCCAGCCCATCGACTTCGAGACCCAGCCCCGGTTTGTCCAGACGAACGACAACTCCCTGACGATTGCCAAGACCATGGAGCTGGACTCCGGCGAGTACACGTGCGTGGCGAGGACCCGGCTGGATGAGGCGACCGCCAAGGCCAATCTGATTGTCCAGGATGTGCCGAATGCGCCCAAGCTGCTGGGCATCACCTGCCAGGCGGACAAGGCGGAGATCTCGTGGGAGCCGCAGGGCGACAACCGATCCCCCATCCTCCACTACACCATCCAGTTCAATACCTCCTTCACGCCCGCCTCCTGGGACGCCGCCTACGAGAAGGTGCCCAACACGGACTTCTCCTTCGTCGTCCAGATGTCCCCGTGGGCGAACTACACCTTCCGGGTGATTGCCTTCAACAAGATCGGACCCTCGCCTCCGTCCGCCCACAGCGAGAGCTGCACCACCCAGCCGGATGTGCCGTACAAGAATCCCGACAACGTGGTGGGCCAGGGCCGAGAGCCCAACAACCTGGTCATCTCGTGGACACCCATGCCGGAGATCGAACACAACGCCCCTGGGTTCCAGTATCGTGTCAACTGGAAACGCGACATCCCGGCCGCTCCGTGGGAGAACCAGAACATCTACGACTGGCGACAGAACAACATCGTGATCACCGACCAGCCCACCTTCGTCAAGTACCTAATCAAGGTGGTGGCCATCAACGAGAAGGGCGAGTCCAATGTGGCCGCCGAGGAGGTGGTGGGCTACTCCGGCGAGGATCGTCCTTTGGACGCCCCAACGAACTTCACGATGCGACAGATCACGTCCTCCACCAGCGGCTACATGGCCTGGACGCCCGTCAGCGAGGAGTCGGTGCGCGGCCACTTCAAGGGCTACAAGATCCAGACCTGGACAGAGAAGGAAGGCGAGGAGGGCCTGCGCGAGATCCACGTCAAGGGTGATACCCACAACGCCCTCGTCACCCAATTCAAGCCCGACTCGAAGAACTTTGCCCGCATCCTGGCCTACAACGGTCGCTTCAACGGTCCTCCCAGTGCCGTCATCGATTTCGATACTCCCGAAGGTGTTCCATCGCCGGTCCAGGGTCTGGATGCCTATCCGCTGGGCTCCTCCGCCTTTTGGCTCACCTGGAAGAAGCCTCTCTACCCGAACGGCAAGCTCACCGGCTACAAGATCTACTACGAGGAGGTCCAGGGCAGCTATGTCGGCGAGCGTCGGGAGTACGATCCCCATATCACCGATCCGAGGGTCACCAGGATGAAGATGGCCGGCCTGAAGCCCAATTCCAAGTATCGCATCTCCATTACGGCCACCACCAAGATGGGAGAAGGATCTGA ACACTACATCGAGAAGCGCACCCTCCAGGATGTAGCCGCCATGACGGCACCTGCCACGCCCTCCTTCTCCTGGGAACAGCTGCCCTCCGACAATGGACTGGCCAAGTTCCGCATCAACTGGCAACCCAGCACCGAAGGACATGCGGGCACCCACTTCTTCACCATGTACAG GATAAAGGGTGAAACGCAATGGCTCCGCCTGCCCGAGGAGAAGAACAAGGACTACCAGGAGGTGGCCGGCCTGGATCCGGAGACCGCCTACGAGTTCCGTGTGGTGTCCGTCGACGGTCACTTCAACACGGAGAGTGCCACGCAGGAGATCGACACGAACAGTGTCGAGGGACCGACCATGGTGCGCAGCGAGACGGTGGCCAATGCCGGCTGGTTCATTGGCATGATGCTGGCCCTGGCCTTCATCATCTTCATCTTCATCATTGTGTGCATCATCCGGCGCAACCGGGGCGGCAAGTACGACGTCCACGATCGGGAGCTGGCCAACGGCCGGCGGGACTATCCCGACGAGGGCGGCTTCCACGAGTACTCGCAACC CTTGGATAACAAGAGCGCTGGTCGCCAATCCGTGAGTTCAGCGAACAAGCCCGGCGTGGAGAGCGACACCGATTCGATGGCCGAGTACGGTGATGGCGATACAG CTGTGGCCACCGCAGCTGCCCgcgccgctgccgccgcccgCAAAGGAGGCAGCAAGTCCACATCGCTGCCAGCGacccaacagcaacaacaacaactacagcaacagcaacaggatcatctgcaacaacaacaacaacagcagttGCCTTCTCAGCTACCGTCGACGTCTGCGTCGGCATCTTCCGCAAACACATCCGTTTCCGTTCCATTGCCATTATCCCCACCGTCGTCCTCCCCCTCACCGGCCCCACCCGCCTACGATGTGGTCATGGCGGACGGTGGAAACAACAAAGCCTAA
- the LOC6504485 gene encoding neuroglian isoform X2: MWRQTAMLAALLVAALLGSATAGTTNSPPRIIKQPAPGDLLFKVAQPNKESDNPFIIECEADGQPEPEYSWIKNGKKFNWQAYDNRMLQQPGRGSLVITSPRDEDRGHYQCFASNEFGTATSNSVYVRKAELNAFKDENSKTLEAVEGEPYMLKCAAPDGFPSPTVNWMIQEVSDASIKSINNSRMTLDPEGNLWFSNVTREDASADFYYACSATSVFRSEYKIGNKVLLDVKQMGVSASQNRHPPVRQYVSRRQSLALRGKRMELFCIYGGTPLPQTVWSKDGQRIQWSDRITQGHYGKSLVIRQTNFDDAGTYTCDVSNGVGNAQSFSIILEVNSVPYFTKEPEIKVAAEDEEVTFECRAAGVPEPKISWIHNGKPIEQSTPNPRRTVTDNTITIINLVKGDTGNYGCNATNSLGYVYRDVYLNVQALPPEIREKPTDKSSVDGRNVTMTCRVEGAPKPLVKWLRGSNWLTGGRYNVQANGDLEIQDVTFSDAGKYTCYAENKFGNKSADGSLVVKEHTRITQEPQNYEVAAGQSATFRCNEAHDDTLDIQIDWRKDGQPIDFETQPRFVQTNDNSLTIAKTMELDSGEYTCVARTRLDEATAKANLIVQDVPNAPKLLGITCQADKAEISWEPQGDNRSPILHYTIQFNTSFTPASWDAAYEKVPNTDFSFVVQMSPWANYTFRVIAFNKIGPSPPSAHSESCTTQPDVPYKNPDNVVGQGREPNNLVISWTPMPEIEHNAPGFQYRVNWKRDIPAAPWENQNIYDWRQNNIVITDQPTFVKYLIKVVAINEKGESNVAAEEVVGYSGEDRPLDAPTNFTMRQITSSTSGYMAWTPVSEESVRGHFKGYKIQTWTEKEGEEGLREIHVKGDTHNALVTQFKPDSKNFARILAYNGRFNGPPSAVIDFDTPEGVPSPVQGLDAYPLGSSAFWLTWKKPLYPNGKLTGYKIYYEEVQGSYVGERREYDPHITDPRVTRMKMAGLKPNSKYRISITATTKMGEGSEHYIEKRTLQDVAAMTAPATPSFSWEQLPSDNGLAKFRINWQPSTEGHAGTHFFTMYRIKGETQWLRLPEEKNKDYQEVAGLDPETAYEFRVVSVDGHFNTESATQEIDTNSVEGPTMVRSETVANAGWFIGMMLALAFIIFIFIIVCIIRRNRGGKYDVHDRELANGRRDYPDEGGFHEYSQPLDNKSAGRQSVSSANKPGVESDTDSMAEYGDGDTGQFTEDGSFIGQYVPGKLQPPVSPQPLNNSASAHQAGAAAGGSAAAGAAGGAGAGAAAGAAGGSGSGTGAAAASNGGAGSANAAAVATYV, from the exons GTACAGCTGGATCAAGAACGGCAAGAAGTTTAACTGGCAGGCCTACGACAACCGGATGCTCCAACAGCCCGGACGCGGCTCCCTGGTGATCACCTCGCCCCGGGATGAGGACCGTGGCCACTACCAGTGCTTCGCCTCCAACGAGTTCGGAACGGCCACCTCGAACTCCGTCTACGTCCGGAAGGCGGAACTGAACGCGTTCAAGGACGAGAACTCCAAGACCCTGGAGGCGGTCGAGGGCGAGCCCTACATGCTGAAGTGCGCGGCGCCCGACGGCTTCCCCAGCCCCACCGTCAACTGGATGATCCAGGAGGTTAGCGACGCCTCCATCAAGTCCATCAACAACTCCCGCATGACCCTCGACCCGGAGGGCAACCTCTGGTTCTCCAACGTGACCCGCGAAGATGCCAGCGCCGACTTCTACTACGCCTGCTCGGCCACGTCAGTGTTCCGGAGCGAATACAAGATCGGCAACAAGGTCCTCCTCGACGTCAAGCAGATGGGCGTGAGCGCCTCCCAGAACCGTCATCCACCAGTCCGCCAGTACGTGTCCCGTCGCCAGTCCCTGGCCCTGCGCGGCAAGCGGATGGAACTGTTCTGCATCTACGGCGGCACCCCCCTGCCCCAGACCGTGTGGAGCAAGGACGGCCAACGGATACAGTGGAGCGATCGAATCACCCAGGGCCACTACGGCAAGTCCCTGGTCATCCGACAGACGAACTTCGACGATGCCGGCACCTACACCTGTGACGTGTCCAACGGCGTGGGCAATGCCCAGTCCTTCTCCATCATCCTGGAGGTCAACTCGGTGCCGTACTTCACCAAGGAGCCGGAGATCAAGGTGGCCGCTGAGGACGAGGAGGTGACCTTCGAGTGTCGTGCCGCTGGTGTACCGGAGCCCAAGATCAGCTGGATCCACAACGGCAAGCCCATCGAGCAGAGCACCCCGAATCCCAGACGGACCGTTACGGACAACACGATCACCATCATCAACCTGGTGAAGGGCGACACTGGCAACTACGGATGCAACGCCACCAACTCCCTGGGCTATGTCTACAGGGATGTGTATCTGAATGTCCAGGCCCTGCCGCCAGAGATCCGGGAGAAGCCGACCGACAAGTCCAGCGTGGACGGACGCAACGTGACCATGACCTGCCGCGTCGAGGGCGCTCCCAAGCCCCTGGTCAAGTGGCTGAGGGGCAGCAACTGGCTGACCGGAGGACGCTACAACGTCCAGGCCAATGGAGATCTGGAGATCCAGGATGTCACCTTCTCGGATGCCGGAAAGTACACGTGTTATGCGGAGAATAAGTTCGGGAACAAGTCCGCCGACGGATCCCTGGTCGTCAAGGAGCACACTCGCATCACCCAGGAGCCGCAGAACTACGAGGTAGCCGCCGGCCAGTCCGCCACCTTCCGGTGCAACGAGGCCCACGACGACACCCTGGACATCCAGATCGATTGGCGCAAGGATGGCCAGCCCATCGACTTCGAGACCCAGCCCCGGTTTGTCCAGACGAACGACAACTCCCTGACGATTGCCAAGACCATGGAGCTGGACTCCGGCGAGTACACGTGCGTGGCGAGGACCCGGCTGGATGAGGCGACCGCCAAGGCCAATCTGATTGTCCAGGATGTGCCGAATGCGCCCAAGCTGCTGGGCATCACCTGCCAGGCGGACAAGGCGGAGATCTCGTGGGAGCCGCAGGGCGACAACCGATCCCCCATCCTCCACTACACCATCCAGTTCAATACCTCCTTCACGCCCGCCTCCTGGGACGCCGCCTACGAGAAGGTGCCCAACACGGACTTCTCCTTCGTCGTCCAGATGTCCCCGTGGGCGAACTACACCTTCCGGGTGATTGCCTTCAACAAGATCGGACCCTCGCCTCCGTCCGCCCACAGCGAGAGCTGCACCACCCAGCCGGATGTGCCGTACAAGAATCCCGACAACGTGGTGGGCCAGGGCCGAGAGCCCAACAACCTGGTCATCTCGTGGACACCCATGCCGGAGATCGAACACAACGCCCCTGGGTTCCAGTATCGTGTCAACTGGAAACGCGACATCCCGGCCGCTCCGTGGGAGAACCAGAACATCTACGACTGGCGACAGAACAACATCGTGATCACCGACCAGCCCACCTTCGTCAAGTACCTAATCAAGGTGGTGGCCATCAACGAGAAGGGCGAGTCCAATGTGGCCGCCGAGGAGGTGGTGGGCTACTCCGGCGAGGATCGTCCTTTGGACGCCCCAACGAACTTCACGATGCGACAGATCACGTCCTCCACCAGCGGCTACATGGCCTGGACGCCCGTCAGCGAGGAGTCGGTGCGCGGCCACTTCAAGGGCTACAAGATCCAGACCTGGACAGAGAAGGAAGGCGAGGAGGGCCTGCGCGAGATCCACGTCAAGGGTGATACCCACAACGCCCTCGTCACCCAATTCAAGCCCGACTCGAAGAACTTTGCCCGCATCCTGGCCTACAACGGTCGCTTCAACGGTCCTCCCAGTGCCGTCATCGATTTCGATACTCCCGAAGGTGTTCCATCGCCGGTCCAGGGTCTGGATGCCTATCCGCTGGGCTCCTCCGCCTTTTGGCTCACCTGGAAGAAGCCTCTCTACCCGAACGGCAAGCTCACCGGCTACAAGATCTACTACGAGGAGGTCCAGGGCAGCTATGTCGGCGAGCGTCGGGAGTACGATCCCCATATCACCGATCCGAGGGTCACCAGGATGAAGATGGCCGGCCTGAAGCCCAATTCCAAGTATCGCATCTCCATTACGGCCACCACCAAGATGGGAGAAGGATCTGA ACACTACATCGAGAAGCGCACCCTCCAGGATGTAGCCGCCATGACGGCACCTGCCACGCCCTCCTTCTCCTGGGAACAGCTGCCCTCCGACAATGGACTGGCCAAGTTCCGCATCAACTGGCAACCCAGCACCGAAGGACATGCGGGCACCCACTTCTTCACCATGTACAG GATAAAGGGTGAAACGCAATGGCTCCGCCTGCCCGAGGAGAAGAACAAGGACTACCAGGAGGTGGCCGGCCTGGATCCGGAGACCGCCTACGAGTTCCGTGTGGTGTCCGTCGACGGTCACTTCAACACGGAGAGTGCCACGCAGGAGATCGACACGAACAGTGTCGAGGGACCGACCATGGTGCGCAGCGAGACGGTGGCCAATGCCGGCTGGTTCATTGGCATGATGCTGGCCCTGGCCTTCATCATCTTCATCTTCATCATTGTGTGCATCATCCGGCGCAACCGGGGCGGCAAGTACGACGTCCACGATCGGGAGCTGGCCAACGGCCGGCGGGACTATCCCGACGAGGGCGGCTTCCACGAGTACTCGCAACC CTTGGATAACAAGAGCGCTGGTCGCCAATCCGTGAGTTCAGCGAACAAGCCCGGCGTGGAGAGCGACACCGATTCGATGGCCGAGTACGGTGATGGCGATACAG GACAATTCACCGAGGATGGGTCCTTCATTGGACAGTATGTTCCTGGCAAGCTGCAGCCCCCCGTCAGCCCACAGCCGCTGAACAATTCCGCCTCGGCGCATCAGGCGGGCGCTGCCGCCGGAGGATCTGCCGCCGCAGGAGCTgctggaggagcaggagccggAGCCGCAGCCGGCGCTGCCGGAGGATCAGGATCTggaacaggagcagcagctgccAGCAATGGAGGAGCTGGTTCGGCCAATGCGGCCGCCGTCGCCACCTACGTCTAA
- the LOC6504485 gene encoding neuroglian isoform X3: MWRQTAMLAALLVAALLGSATAGTTNSPPRIIKQPAPGDLLFKVAQPNKESDNPFIIECEADGQPEPEYSWIKNGKKFNWQAYDNRMLQQPGRGSLVITSPRDEDRGHYQCFASNEFGTATSNSVYVRKAELNAFKDENSKTLEAVEGEPYMLKCAAPDGFPSPTVNWMIQEVSDASIKSINNSRMTLDPEGNLWFSNVTREDASADFYYACSATSVFRSEYKIGNKVLLDVKQMGVSASQNRHPPVRQYVSRRQSLALRGKRMELFCIYGGTPLPQTVWSKDGQRIQWSDRITQGHYGKSLVIRQTNFDDAGTYTCDVSNGVGNAQSFSIILEVNSVPYFTKEPEIKVAAEDEEVTFECRAAGVPEPKISWIHNGKPIEQSTPNPRRTVTDNTITIINLVKGDTGNYGCNATNSLGYVYRDVYLNVQALPPEIREKPTDKSSVDGRNVTMTCRVEGAPKPLVKWLRGSNWLTGGRYNVQANGDLEIQDVTFSDAGKYTCYAENKFGNKSADGSLVVKEHTRITQEPQNYEVAAGQSATFRCNEAHDDTLDIQIDWRKDGQPIDFETQPRFVQTNDNSLTIAKTMELDSGEYTCVARTRLDEATAKANLIVQDVPNAPKLLGITCQADKAEISWEPQGDNRSPILHYTIQFNTSFTPASWDAAYEKVPNTDFSFVVQMSPWANYTFRVIAFNKIGPSPPSAHSESCTTQPDVPYKNPDNVVGQGREPNNLVISWTPMPEIEHNAPGFQYRVNWKRDIPAAPWENQNIYDWRQNNIVITDQPTFVKYLIKVVAINEKGESNVAAEEVVGYSGEDRPLDAPTNFTMRQITSSTSGYMAWTPVSEESVRGHFKGYKIQTWTEKEGEEGLREIHVKGDTHNALVTQFKPDSKNFARILAYNGRFNGPPSAVIDFDTPEGVPSPVQGLDAYPLGSSAFWLTWKKPLYPNGKLTGYKIYYEEVQGSYVGERREYDPHITDPRVTRMKMAGLKPNSKYRISITATTKMGEGSEHYIEKRTLQDVAAMTAPATPSFSWEQLPSDNGLAKFRINWQPSTEGHAGTHFFTMYRIKGETQWLRLPEEKNKDYQEVAGLDPETAYEFRVVSVDGHFNTESATQEIDTNSVEGPTMVRSETVANAGWFIGMMLALAFIIFIFIIVCIIRRNRGGKYDVHDRELANGRRDYPDEGGFHEYSQPLDNKSAGRQSVSSANKPGVESDTDSMAEYGDGDTGMNEDGSFIGQYGRKGL, translated from the exons GTACAGCTGGATCAAGAACGGCAAGAAGTTTAACTGGCAGGCCTACGACAACCGGATGCTCCAACAGCCCGGACGCGGCTCCCTGGTGATCACCTCGCCCCGGGATGAGGACCGTGGCCACTACCAGTGCTTCGCCTCCAACGAGTTCGGAACGGCCACCTCGAACTCCGTCTACGTCCGGAAGGCGGAACTGAACGCGTTCAAGGACGAGAACTCCAAGACCCTGGAGGCGGTCGAGGGCGAGCCCTACATGCTGAAGTGCGCGGCGCCCGACGGCTTCCCCAGCCCCACCGTCAACTGGATGATCCAGGAGGTTAGCGACGCCTCCATCAAGTCCATCAACAACTCCCGCATGACCCTCGACCCGGAGGGCAACCTCTGGTTCTCCAACGTGACCCGCGAAGATGCCAGCGCCGACTTCTACTACGCCTGCTCGGCCACGTCAGTGTTCCGGAGCGAATACAAGATCGGCAACAAGGTCCTCCTCGACGTCAAGCAGATGGGCGTGAGCGCCTCCCAGAACCGTCATCCACCAGTCCGCCAGTACGTGTCCCGTCGCCAGTCCCTGGCCCTGCGCGGCAAGCGGATGGAACTGTTCTGCATCTACGGCGGCACCCCCCTGCCCCAGACCGTGTGGAGCAAGGACGGCCAACGGATACAGTGGAGCGATCGAATCACCCAGGGCCACTACGGCAAGTCCCTGGTCATCCGACAGACGAACTTCGACGATGCCGGCACCTACACCTGTGACGTGTCCAACGGCGTGGGCAATGCCCAGTCCTTCTCCATCATCCTGGAGGTCAACTCGGTGCCGTACTTCACCAAGGAGCCGGAGATCAAGGTGGCCGCTGAGGACGAGGAGGTGACCTTCGAGTGTCGTGCCGCTGGTGTACCGGAGCCCAAGATCAGCTGGATCCACAACGGCAAGCCCATCGAGCAGAGCACCCCGAATCCCAGACGGACCGTTACGGACAACACGATCACCATCATCAACCTGGTGAAGGGCGACACTGGCAACTACGGATGCAACGCCACCAACTCCCTGGGCTATGTCTACAGGGATGTGTATCTGAATGTCCAGGCCCTGCCGCCAGAGATCCGGGAGAAGCCGACCGACAAGTCCAGCGTGGACGGACGCAACGTGACCATGACCTGCCGCGTCGAGGGCGCTCCCAAGCCCCTGGTCAAGTGGCTGAGGGGCAGCAACTGGCTGACCGGAGGACGCTACAACGTCCAGGCCAATGGAGATCTGGAGATCCAGGATGTCACCTTCTCGGATGCCGGAAAGTACACGTGTTATGCGGAGAATAAGTTCGGGAACAAGTCCGCCGACGGATCCCTGGTCGTCAAGGAGCACACTCGCATCACCCAGGAGCCGCAGAACTACGAGGTAGCCGCCGGCCAGTCCGCCACCTTCCGGTGCAACGAGGCCCACGACGACACCCTGGACATCCAGATCGATTGGCGCAAGGATGGCCAGCCCATCGACTTCGAGACCCAGCCCCGGTTTGTCCAGACGAACGACAACTCCCTGACGATTGCCAAGACCATGGAGCTGGACTCCGGCGAGTACACGTGCGTGGCGAGGACCCGGCTGGATGAGGCGACCGCCAAGGCCAATCTGATTGTCCAGGATGTGCCGAATGCGCCCAAGCTGCTGGGCATCACCTGCCAGGCGGACAAGGCGGAGATCTCGTGGGAGCCGCAGGGCGACAACCGATCCCCCATCCTCCACTACACCATCCAGTTCAATACCTCCTTCACGCCCGCCTCCTGGGACGCCGCCTACGAGAAGGTGCCCAACACGGACTTCTCCTTCGTCGTCCAGATGTCCCCGTGGGCGAACTACACCTTCCGGGTGATTGCCTTCAACAAGATCGGACCCTCGCCTCCGTCCGCCCACAGCGAGAGCTGCACCACCCAGCCGGATGTGCCGTACAAGAATCCCGACAACGTGGTGGGCCAGGGCCGAGAGCCCAACAACCTGGTCATCTCGTGGACACCCATGCCGGAGATCGAACACAACGCCCCTGGGTTCCAGTATCGTGTCAACTGGAAACGCGACATCCCGGCCGCTCCGTGGGAGAACCAGAACATCTACGACTGGCGACAGAACAACATCGTGATCACCGACCAGCCCACCTTCGTCAAGTACCTAATCAAGGTGGTGGCCATCAACGAGAAGGGCGAGTCCAATGTGGCCGCCGAGGAGGTGGTGGGCTACTCCGGCGAGGATCGTCCTTTGGACGCCCCAACGAACTTCACGATGCGACAGATCACGTCCTCCACCAGCGGCTACATGGCCTGGACGCCCGTCAGCGAGGAGTCGGTGCGCGGCCACTTCAAGGGCTACAAGATCCAGACCTGGACAGAGAAGGAAGGCGAGGAGGGCCTGCGCGAGATCCACGTCAAGGGTGATACCCACAACGCCCTCGTCACCCAATTCAAGCCCGACTCGAAGAACTTTGCCCGCATCCTGGCCTACAACGGTCGCTTCAACGGTCCTCCCAGTGCCGTCATCGATTTCGATACTCCCGAAGGTGTTCCATCGCCGGTCCAGGGTCTGGATGCCTATCCGCTGGGCTCCTCCGCCTTTTGGCTCACCTGGAAGAAGCCTCTCTACCCGAACGGCAAGCTCACCGGCTACAAGATCTACTACGAGGAGGTCCAGGGCAGCTATGTCGGCGAGCGTCGGGAGTACGATCCCCATATCACCGATCCGAGGGTCACCAGGATGAAGATGGCCGGCCTGAAGCCCAATTCCAAGTATCGCATCTCCATTACGGCCACCACCAAGATGGGAGAAGGATCTGA ACACTACATCGAGAAGCGCACCCTCCAGGATGTAGCCGCCATGACGGCACCTGCCACGCCCTCCTTCTCCTGGGAACAGCTGCCCTCCGACAATGGACTGGCCAAGTTCCGCATCAACTGGCAACCCAGCACCGAAGGACATGCGGGCACCCACTTCTTCACCATGTACAG GATAAAGGGTGAAACGCAATGGCTCCGCCTGCCCGAGGAGAAGAACAAGGACTACCAGGAGGTGGCCGGCCTGGATCCGGAGACCGCCTACGAGTTCCGTGTGGTGTCCGTCGACGGTCACTTCAACACGGAGAGTGCCACGCAGGAGATCGACACGAACAGTGTCGAGGGACCGACCATGGTGCGCAGCGAGACGGTGGCCAATGCCGGCTGGTTCATTGGCATGATGCTGGCCCTGGCCTTCATCATCTTCATCTTCATCATTGTGTGCATCATCCGGCGCAACCGGGGCGGCAAGTACGACGTCCACGATCGGGAGCTGGCCAACGGCCGGCGGGACTATCCCGACGAGGGCGGCTTCCACGAGTACTCGCAACC CTTGGATAACAAGAGCGCTGGTCGCCAATCCGTGAGTTCAGCGAACAAGCCCGGCGTGGAGAGCGACACCGATTCGATGGCCGAGTACGGTGATGGCGATACAG GCATGAACGAAGACGGATCCTTTATTGGCCAATATGGACGCAAAGGactttga